From the genome of Candidatus Deferrimicrobium borealis:
GAGGGGAGGTTCCGCTCCGATCTCTACTTCCGCCTGAACGTGATCCCCATCCGGATCCCGCCGCTCCGGGACCGCCGTGACGACATCCCCATCCTGGTGGACCATTTCGTCCGCAAGTACAACCTGGAGAAGTCGCGCGCGCTGGAGGGGGTGCGGCCGGAATCCCTCGAGATCCTGCGGCGCTACACCTGGCCGGGAAACGTGCGGGAGCTGGAGAACCTCGTCGAGCGGATCGTCGTCCTCAAAGGATCCGGATGGCTCGAGCCGTCGGACATCCCGGAAAAGATCCGGCGGGCGGAACGGTTCCTCGAGAACGCCCTCCCCGTGCTTGGAGATACGGGGCTCGACATAAAAAGCGCCACCGAGGACTTCGAAAACGCCCTCATCCGCCAGGCGCTGCATCTTTCGGGCGGGAACAAGAACCGCGCGGCCACCCTGCTGGGCCTGAAGCGGACGACCTTCGTGGAGATGCTGAAACGGAAGAGCCTCGACGCCGGTGAAGCCCCCGGTCCCGTGAGTTGACCCCGCTCCGATCCCGAATCGCGGAAGCCGTCGACGGGATCGGCCTTTCCGCGGAACAGCGGGAGGGGATCCTCCGCCGGCTGGAAACGCACCTCGACGCATTGGTGCGCGCAGCGGCCGCGGAGCGGGACGAGCGGATCGAGGCGCTGTCGACCCGGGTCCGCCAGGCCGAGGAGCAGCTGGCGCAGGCGCAGAGGATGGAGGCGATCGGGCGGCTGACCGGCGGGATCGCCCACGACTTCAACAACCTCCTGACCGGGATTCTCGGCTACTCTTCGCTCCTCAAGACGTTCCTCCCCGAAAACGGCCGGGGGTACGAGGCGGCCGCCTACATCGAACGGTCCGCCCGCCGCGCCTCCGAGCTGACCCGGCAGCTGCTCGCCTATTCCCGGCGGGAGACCCCGAGGTTCCGTCCGGTGGATCTGCGGAAAGTGACCGGGGAGGCGATCGAGATCCTCGCCCGCTCCGTGAACAAGAACGTCGAGATCCACACCGATTTCCATCACCCCCAGGAACCCGTGTCGGGAGACGCGGGGGCCCTCGTGCAGGCGCTGCTGAACCTGGGGGTCAACGCCGCCGACGCCATGCCCGGCGGGGGACACCTGACGTTCTCCACCGCCCTCTTCGTTTCCGACGGGGAGGTCCACCTGAACGACGTCCTCGTTCCCGAGGGGCGGTACGTCTCCATCTGCGTGGCCGACACGGGGTGCGGCATCCCGGAGGAGATTCGAAGCGAGGTCTTCGCCCCCTTCTTCACGACCAAGGCGCCGGGCGAGGGGACGGGGCTCGGCCTCTCGATGGTGTACGGCTGCGTCCGCACCCACGGGGGATTCCTGCGCCTCGTCAGCAGCGTCGGCGTGGGCACGACGTTCCAGATCCTTCTCCCGGTCCTGGAGGAATCGGGGGATGCCGACGAACCGCGCGAGGCCGGGATGGAGGTTCCCCGGGGAACCGAGATCGTGCTCGTCGTCGACGACGAGGAGATCCCCCTGAATCTCCTGTGCGACGTGCTCCGTTCCCTGGGGTACACGACCCTCCCCGCCTCCGCCGGCGAGGAGGCGATCGAGATCCTTCGCCACGCGCCGGAAAAGGTGGACCTGGTGATCGTGGACCAGATCATGGCCGGGATGGACGGCATCGAAACCGTCGCGCGCCTCCGAGCCATCCGTCCGACCGTCCGGACGATCCTCTGCTCCGGGTCCGCCGAAGCGGAGAGAACGCCCTCCGGCGCCGTTCCGGGCGGGTTCGACGATTTCCTCCAGAAGCCGTACGAGCGGGAGACGCTGGCCCGCAAGGTACGGTCCGTTCTCGACGCAAGACCGTCAAATAATTGACGATTTGCGGGGAGTCTTGACGCCCCGCCCGCGCAATCAACGGGTCCGGAAATAAATAATTCATAGATATCGATGACTTATATGCTTTAACCCGATGGCACACCGTTTGCTCTCCTATTGGGCGACAAGATTCGTTACGACCCCAATGGACGAGGGCAAACGCCATGATGCAGGGACAGGCAGCGCTTTCCAAGGACAGGATCCGAAAGGCATCCCCCCGGAAATCCCGCAAACCCGACCGGGACGCGATCGTCAACGACTTCCTCCCGGGCATCCGCATGCACGCCGCGCGTCTGAAGATGCGCATCCCTCCCCACATCGAGACCGACGATCTCGTCAGCTCCGGCGTCGTGGGACTGCTGGACGCGCTGAACCGGTACGACGATTCCCGCGGGATCAAGTTCAAGACGTACGCCGAGTTCCGCATCCGTGGAGCCATGCTCGACTACCTCCGGGAAATGGACTGGTTCCCGCGGTCCGCGAGGCAGCACTCGACCCGGCTGCAGCAGACCTATACCCGTCTCGAAAACATCCTCGGAAGGGCTCCCGAGGAAGAGGAGGTCGCGGAGAACCTGGGGGTCACCGTCGACGAGCTTCGCAAGCAGCTGGCCACGTTCGTGGGGATGACCGTCTTCTCCCTCGACGCGCTCCAGGACGAGGACGAGGAGTCCGGCGCGGGGTGGCGTCACGTGCTCGCCGAGGCGGCGATGGACGAGAGCCGGGAAGAGGAGCTCACCCGGGAACTGAAGGACGTTCTCGGGAAGGCGATCGACATGCTCCCCGAGCGCGAACAACAGCTGATCGCGTTCTACTATCAGGAGGACCTGACCCTGCGCGAGATCAGCCGGATCTTCGGGCTGGGCGAGCCCCGCGTCTGCCAGCTTCACGCGCAGGCGGTCTTGCGGCTGAAGGGAAAGATCAACCGTCACTTCCGGTAGGGGTTCAACGTTCGTGGTAAGATGTCGGCACCGCTTCCGGGAAGAGGTCCGACGTTGCACGTTTCCAAAAGGATGGCCATCCACGGCCTGAACATCTCGATGGCCGTCTTCACCGGCCTTTCCGCCTACGGGCTCCTCCTCTACTTCGAGGGGGGCGCCGACGCCGCCAAGGTCACCTCCCTGCTCACCACGCTTTCCTACCTCGCGGGGATCGCCGCCTGCATCGCCGGGATCGGCTTCTTCGGCGTCCAGCTCGACCGCCGCAAGTCGGAGGAGCGCCGGGAGGAGGAAGCCCGCAAGGCCGCGGAGGCGGCTCGGAAAGGTCGCCGGAAACCCGTTCGACGCTAGTGCAGCGTCATCGAACCGGCGGCGTTACGGCAGCGTGAAGAGCCGCTTCCGCAGCAGGTCGCGCACCGCGTCCGGCGGCGTTTCCCGCGCGTGCAGCGGCGGGTCGCCCACCCCCGGGTGAAGTTCCTCGAACGGGGGCCGGTCGTCCCGGCGGTACAGGACGCCGATCGGGATCCGCTCCTCCCATTCCAGCGACAACGCGAACGCCCGCACCCGGTCGGCCGCGTCATGGTCGGGCGGGATCTTGTACGTCATCTTCCCGTACCACTCGTACGTGTTCTTCTTGTTGAACGTGACGCACGGCTGCAGGATGTCGACCAGGGCGAACCCCTTGTGCGCGATCGCCCGGACCATCAGGTCCGCGGTGAACTCGACGTCGGCGGCCAGCCCCCGCGCGACGAACCCGCATCCCAGCGCGATCGCCGCGGCGAGCGGCGGGAAGGGGCCCGCGATGACTCCGGAGCGCTGCAGCGACCCTGCCCACCCGGGGTCGCTGGTGGGGGACGGCTGCCCCTTCGTCAGCCCGTACACCTGGTTGTCGTGGACGAACACGGCGATGTCGGGGTTGCGCCGGATATTGTGGACGAGGTGATTCCCCCCCTCGCCGTAGATGTCGCCGTCGCCGCTGGTGACCACGACGGTGAGCGACGGGTTCGCCATCCGGATCGCCAGCGCGGCCGGCAGGGCGCGGCCGTGGAGCCCGTTGAAGACGTTGACGTCCACGTGGTGCGGCAATTTCGCCGCCTGTCCGATGCCGGAGACCAGGACGATCTCGTGCTTCGCCTTCCCCGTCCGCTCCAGCGCCTTTTTCACCGCGTCGAGGATCGCGACGTTTCCGCACCCGGGGCACCAGGCGCTCTCCACGTCCGTGTCGAAGATCCCGCTCATAACCGCTCCTTCACGCGTTCCGCGACTTCCCCCGGAGTGAACGGCAGCCCGTCGAACCGTCCGATCGTCCCCGAAACCTCGCGTCCGGTCTCCGCCCGGATCAGGCGCGCCAGCTGCCCCGTGCGATTGTTTTCCACCGTGAGGGCGGTCCGGTAGCGGTCGAGGATCTCCGACACCGCCCGCGCGGGGAACGGGGCCACCTGTCGCAGGTGGACCGCCGCGGTGGCGACCCCTTCGACCGACAGGATCTCCCGCGCCTCGGCGATCACCCCCTTCGTGGAACCGAACCCGATCAGCAGGACCTCCCCGTCCGGGGGGCCGGCGAGGAGCGGCGGCAGCGTCTCCATCTCCAGCGCCTCCCCTTTCCTCGTCCGCTTCTCCACCATCGCGATCCGGACCGCGTGATCCTCCGTCAGGTGGCCGTCCTCGGTGTGCTCGTCGCTGTCCGCGACCACGGTGATTCCCGGCTCGCCCGGGACGGCCATCGGGGAGACGCCGTCCCCCGTGATCGCGTACCGGAGATACCGTCCCTTCGCGTCCCTCGGCACGTCGCTCCCGTGGACGATCCGCCGGTTCACGGGGAGCGCGGGGAAATCCCCGGGGTCGGCGTCCACCACGGTGTCGGCGAGGTACTGGTCCGTGAGGAGGATGCACGGGACCTGGTACGCCTCCGCCATCTCCATCGCGTGGTGCGCCAGCGCGTACGCCTCCTCGACCGAGCCGGGGGACAGCACCAGGCGGGGGAACTCCCCGTGCCCGGCGGAGAGGACGAAGGCGAGGTCCTCCTGTCCCGTCCGGGTCGGCATCCCGGTGGCCGGCCCCGGGCGCATCCCCAGCGCCACCACCACGGGCGTTTCCAGTATCCCCGCCAGCGAAAGCGCCTCCGCCATGAGGGCGAACCCTCCCCCGGAGGTGGCCACCATCGCCCGCGCCCCCGCGTACGAGGCGCCGATCGCCATGTTCAGCGCCGCGATCTCGTCCTCGGCCTGCTCGAAGACGAGCCCCAGCGGGGGGCCATCCACGGAAAGCCCGAGCAGGATTCCGCTGCCCGGCGTCATCGGGTAGCCGGCGGCGAACTTGCACCCCCCCGCGACCGCCCCGAGGGCCAGCGCCTCGTTCCCGGACAGGATCAACCGGGGATGGAACGCCGCCGCAGGGAGAAGGTACCCCTCAGGGACGCGCGGCGAAGCCCACCCGGCCCCGATCCGCGCCGCCTGCCGGTTCTTTTCGAGGAAATCGCCCTTGAACTCGAGGGCGAGGACCCGGTCCACCGTTTCCGGCGGGATTCCGAGCGCGCGGGCGACGATGCCGGCCCCCACGATGTTCGCGAGGATCGGGCTTCCCGCGGAGACCGCCAGTTCCTTGAGCGGCGCGGCGATCACCCGGGGATCCGCGCTCCCCGCCCCTCCCGCCGGGAGGTCGCATACGACGATGCCTGTCGGGGAGAGCGAAGCCAGGGTGCGCGGGAGGTTCCTCGGATCGAGCGAGAGGACGATATCCGCCTGCGGCCGCCCCGCGCGGACCGGGATCTCCCGGATCCGGACGGTGTACGCGTTCCGCCCCCCGCGGATGCGGCTCATGTAGTCCTGCGTGGCGTGGAAGTGATGCCCCGCGGCGACGGCAAGGCGGCAGAGGAGCTCACCGGCGGTGTGCACCCCCTGACCGGCCCCGCCCGTCACGCGGATGTTGACGTCGATGCCCATGCTGTTCCCTCCGACCCTTCTGATGAACCCGCCTCAGGGAAAGTTGCCCCCCGCGACGGCTACCGGTTGAGCGCCGGCCGGCCTTCCAGAACTTCCCGCGCCACCCCGACCGGGGACGTCGCGGGGGTAAACGTCTCGACCGTGTCGTACGACGCGGTCCATTCCTCCCCCAACGTTCCCATCGCGTACCGGAGGTTCAGGTTGGCGACCAGGTAATCGCGGCGCGCCTGCGCGAGGTTGACCCGTGCCTGGTTGAGGTTGAAATTGGCGTCGTCCACCTCCAGCTTCGTCTTCACCCCGTACTCGTACCCCTTCTCCGCGAGAGCCAGGAGGCGCTCCGCCTGCCCGACGGTGTCGGTGATCGCCCGGACGACCTCCCCCGCATCCCGGACGGCGTTCGTCGCGTCCCGGACCTGCAGGGCGACGCCGTCGAGGAGCTGGGCCTCCTCGATGCGCAGCGTGCTCTGGTCGCTCCTGGCCTGGGCGACCCGGCCCCGGGTGCGCAGACCGTCGAACAGCGGCCACGACGCGAACAGCCCCGCGGACCAGACCTTGCCGGTGGCGCTTACGTCCCCGAACGTGCTGTCCCTCCAGCCGAGGTCCGCCTGGACGTCCAGCCGCGGCATGGTGCCCGCCTTCGCGATCGTCACCAGCTCTTCCGTGACCCCGATCCGGTGGCGGATGTCGGACAACTCGGGGCGGTTCTCCACGGCGCTCGCAAGGGCCTTCCCGTATTCCGGGTAGGGGACGATCTCCGCAGCGAGGTCTCCGCGCACGTCGATCGGCCGGCTGTCCCGCCCCAGCAGGAAACGGAGCCGCTCCCGGAGGGAAAGGAGCTGGTTCTCCGTGCGCACGATCACAGGCTTCGCGTTCTCCAGGCCCACCTTCGCCACCAGGACGTCGTAGTCCGTCGCCGTCCCCGCGGTGTTTTTCTTTTGTGCCTCGTCGAGGAACCGCGCTTTCTGGTCCCGATTCTCCAGGGCGATGGCGTTCAGCTCGCGGGCCAGCAGGATGTCATGGAAGGTCGTGGTGGCCTCCTTCAGCGCCGACTGCCGGGAGACCTTCCGCCGGTCCTCCGCGATGGCCAGGCCGACCCGGGCCGCCCGGATCGCCGCGGTCACCTGGCCCCCCGTGTACAGGGGCTGGGTCACCCCGAGCTGGGCGCCCACCGTGGTGTTTTCCGGGGGGATCTGAAACACTTCCTGGGTGCTGTCCCAGCCTCGCGATCCGCGGGCGGTGCCGATGACCTGCGGCAGGGCCGCCGCCCGCTCCTCGACGTACTTCCCTTCCAGGGCGTTGCGAAGCTCCAGGGCCTTGCGGATGTCCCGGTTGTTCTCGAGAGTGATCCGGACCACGTCGTCGAGCGTCAGGATCTCCATTTCGGCGGAATCGGCGGCGGCGGCCGGGGGCCCGAGGGAAGGGATCCCGTGGAGCAGTACCAGCAGGCCTGCGACGGCCGCGGCCTTCTTCCCGTCCCATCGCCGCCGCATCCAGGCGGCGAAGTCGTCCAGCAGCGTGTAGACGACCGGCACGACGAGCAGCGTGAGGAAGGTCGACGTGACCAGCCCCCCGACGACGGCCCGCGCCATCGGCGCCCGCATCTCCGCACCCGCCCCGATCCCCAGCGCCAGGGGGAGCATCCCGAAGATCATCGCCAGCGTCGTCATCAGGATGGGCCGCAGCCGCGTCCTGCCCGCCGTGACCACCGCCTCGGACCGTTCCATCCCCCGCGTCTGCAGCACCTTCGCGTAATCCACGAGCAGGATCGCGTTCTTCGTCACCAGCCCCATCAGCATGATGAGCCCGATGAGGGACATGATGTTCACCGTGTCCCCCGTCAGCAGCAGCATCCCCGCCATCCCCACGATCGAGAGGGGCAGGGACAGCATGATGGCGAGCGGCTCGATGAACGATTCGAACTGCGCCGCGAGAATCAGGTAGACGAAGATCACGGCGAGGAGAAGCGCCTCGGCCATGTAGCCGAACGTCTCGATCATGTCCTCCCCCTCCCCGGTGAAGACCATGCGGTACCCCGGAGCCATCGGCATCCTGCCGGCGATCTCCTTGACCCTGTTCATCGCCTCCCCCAGCGGCAACCCGTCGAGGTTCGCCGAGATGACGACCTCCCGGGTCAGCGCCTGCCGGTTGATCTCGGACGGGGTGTCGCTCAGCGAATACCGGGCCACTTCGCCCAGCGGCACGAGGGCGACCCCTTCCGGCCCCCGGTTCACCGCCAGCCGGACCCCCTCCACCTGGGACGGGTCCCGGCGCATCGCGACGGGCAGCCGGACGCGAACGTTCACCGCGTCGCCGTCCGGGTCCTCGTAGGTCGAGACCACCTGCCCCCCGACCAGCGCGCCCACGGTGCGCACGACGGCCCCGGTCGTCACGCCCAGGTCCGCCGCCCGCTCCCCGTCCACGGTCAGGCGAACCTCCGGGATGTCGTGCTCCAGGGTCACCTCGAGGTCGACGATTCCGGGGATCTTCCGGATCTCGCGTTTCAGGGCCGCCGCGTATCCCTTGAGGAGGCCGATGTCCTCCCCGCGCACGGCCACGGTGAACGGCTTCTCCCCGGCGAGCCTTCCCACCTCGACGATCGCAGGGATAATCGCGGGGATCGTCCCCAGCCGCTCCCGCACCTCCTGCTGTATCTCGTCCTGACGCCGTCTCCTCTCCTTCTTTTCGGAGAGCTTCACGTACACCATGCCGTCCCGGACCGTCCCCGCGTCCCCGGCCCCGATGGTCGCGAAGGTGCGGCGGACCTCGCGGATCTTGCGGAGTTCCGAAAGGATCGCCTCGACGCGGTCCCGCGTCTCTACGAGAGATGCATCCGGCGCCGACTTGAAATTGATCTGGAACTCGGCCCGGTCCACCGGCGTGAAGAACTCGGTCTTTAGGGACGCGAACGCGAAGAGGCCGCCGAAGAACGCCAGCGTCGCGAGGGCGAGCATTGCCTTCCGATGCCCGAGGGCCCACGCGATCATCGACCGATACCGGTCGGCCGCCCGGTCGAACCAGCCGTTGAACCGGTCGAGGATCCGGGCGACGAAATGTCGTTTTCCCTTTCGCTCGATGTCGGGGTCGATCCACCTGGAAGAGAGCATCGGGTCGAGGGTGAACGACACGAAGAGGGAGACGAGCACCGCGAAGGCCACGGTGATCCCGAACTGGAAGAAGAACCGCCCGACGATCCCCTTCATGAACGCCACCGGCACGAAGACGGCGACGATGGAGAAGGTGGTGGCGAGCACCGCGAGCCCGATCTCCGCGGTCCCTGCCCGGGCCGCCTCGAAATGGTCCTGCCCGTGTTCGAGGTGCCGGACGATGTTCTCCCGGACCACGATCGCGTCGTCGATGAGGAGGCCGATGGCGAGGGACAGGGCCATCAGCGTCATCACGTTGAGCGTCATTCCCATGAAGTTCATGACGATGAAGGAGGAGATGACGGAGATCGGGAGGGTGAGTCCGGTGATCACCGTGGAGCGCCACGAGTTGAGGAAGCAGAAGACGATGAAGATCGTCAGGATCCCGCCGAGGACCAGGGTCGTCTGGACGTCCTCCACGGAGTCCCGGATCATGGTCGAGGCGTCCCGGACGATCTCGATCCTCGTCCCGGGGGGAAGCTCCGGCTGCAGCCGGACGATCTCCTTCTTCACCAGCTCGACCACGGAGACCGTGTTCGCCCTCGACTGCTTCTGGATGTCGAGCGCGATCGCGGGCACGCCGTTCACCAGCGCGAGGGACCGCGGCTCCTCGATCCCGTCGACCACGTCGGCCACCTCGCCCAACAGAACAGCCCGCCCGTTCCTCTGACCGATCACCATCGACGGGAAGCGGGACACCTCCGCGGGCTTCCCCGAAACGCGCAAAGGGAATTCGGACCCGTTCTTCGTCAACCGTCCAAGAGGGGTGTTGACGTTTTCGGAGCGGATCCCCGCGATCACTTCGTCCACGCCCATGCCGAGCGCCTCGAGGCGCGCCTGGTCGATGTCGACGTTGACCTCCCGTTTCGACGACCCCACGAGGTCGACCTTCCCGACGCCGGGGATGTTCTCGAAGCGCCGCTTGACCTTCTTCTCCACAAGGGTGGTGAGGTCCTTCGACGGGAGGGTGTCGGACCGGACCGCGAGGGATACGATCGGAGCCGCCGCGAAGTCCAGCTTCTGGATGATCGGCTCCTCGATCCCCTCCGGCAGATCGCCGCGGATGGCGGCGATCTTGGCCCGCGCCTCCTGGGCGCCGTCGTTCAGTTTCACCTCGAGCTGGAACTGGACCATGACCGTGGAGACGCTCTCGCGGGAGATCGAGAGGACTTTCTTCACGCCGGCGATCGGGTTGACCGCCTCCTCGATCTTCTTGCTCACCTCCCGCTCGACGCTCTCGGGGGAGGCTCCGGGGAATACCGTGACGATGGTGACGACGGGGATCTCCACGTCGGGGAACATGTCGACCGCGAGCCGCTTGTAGGAGAAGGCGCCCAGCGTCACCAGGGCCAGCATCATGACCGAGGCGAAGATGGGGCGCTTGATCGAGAGGTCGGAGAGAAACATCGCCTATTTGCCCACGCTGGCGACCTTCACCGCGTCACCGTCCGAAAGGAGGAACGCGCCGCGGGTGACGACCGTCTCCCCGGGCCGCAGGCCCGAGGGGATCTCGACGCGGTCTCCCTGGACCGCTCCCGTCGTCACCCCCCGGCGGCGCGCGACGTTGTTGTCGACGACGAAGAGCTCCCCCTTCCGGGCGGCCACGTTCCAGGAGAGAAGGGCCGTCCGCGGGACCTGGACGACCCCCTTCCGGCCGCCGGTCACGATCCTCCCCTTCACGAACAGTCCGCCCTTCAGGACCTCCGGAACGTTTCGCACCTCGGCGATCACGCGAACCGAGCGATCGCCGGGGCTCACCGACGGGTTGATGTGGGCGACCGTTCCGTCGAACTCCCTGCCGGGGAACGCGTCGGTGGAAAACCGGACCGGCTGTCCCACGCGCAAGGCGGCCATCTCCGCGGAAGGCACGCTCACGGTGAGTTCGAGGAGCCGGTTGTCCACGAGGCGGAAGACCACCTTCTGCATCTCGCCCACGAGGTCTCCCTCGTTCACCATCCGCTCCGCCACCGTCCCGTCGAAGGGGGAGCGGATCACCGCCTTGGAAAGGCGCGTCGTCACGTGGGCGACATCCTCTCCGGCGACCGCCACCTGGGCCTTGGCCGCCGCGATCCGCGCGGCCGCCGCCTCCTTCTGCGTCCGCGCGTCGTCCATCCCCTGCCGCGTGAGCAGTCCGGCCTCCTGCAGCTTGACCGCCCGGTCGTACTCCCGGTCGGCGCGCGCGACGGCCGCCTCGGCCTCCAGCTGCCCGGCCTTCGCCATCTCGTGGGCCGCCTTCGCCTTGAGGAGGAGGACCTCCCCCTCCCTCGTATCCACCTTGAGAAGGGGATCCCCCTTGCGCACCTTCGCCCAGTCGTTCACGTAGACGTGCGTGACCACGCCGCCGTACTCCGGCTTGATCTCCGCCTGAAACTTCGGCGACAAGGTGCCGGTGACCTCGATCCCCTCGACGACATCCCCCGTCGCGGCGATCAAAGCGTCCACGGAAACGGCCGGCTTTCCCGCCGGGGCGGCCTTCGCTTTCTCGACCCCCTCCTTCGAAGAGCAGCCGGCCGCGGCGAGACACGCGGCGAGAACGGCGACCCCGAGGGCGAATCTCCGGTTCATCGCTTCCTCCCCTTTTCCCCCGCGCCTTTCCTTTTCACGGCGATCCCTTCGAGAACGGTTTCGAGGACGCGCCGCACGCCGTCCCGCCCGAGGCTCTGCGGCGGGTGGCACAGCTCCACCTCCATCGCCACGTTGACCGCCCCGATGACGGCCCACATCGCGTCGTGCAGGTCCACCCGCCGGAACTCGCCGCCCCGGATCCCTTCCCGGAGGACCTGGAGCACCGCCTCCTGGAAACGGCGGTGGTACGCGTCGAAGTCGATGAACGGCGCGCCCTGCGGCGGCCCGTAGTAGATGGAGTACATCACCCTGGCGGCGTCGAGGTTCTCGATGAAGATGTCGTACGCCATGAGGCAGAGACGGAACAGCCGCTCCCTCGCCGAACCTGTCTCAAGGACCGCCCCCTCGACGAGCGCGGCGAATTCGCTGAACGGCTCCCGCATCAGGTCGAGGTAGATCCCCTCCTTGCTGCGGAAGTAGTAGTACAGGACCGGCTTGGTCACGCCCGCCCGCTCGACGATCTCGCGGACGGTCGTCGACGCGTACCCTTTCGAGGCGAACAGCGCGGTCGCCCCGGACAGGAGGCGCCCCCTGGCATCGCCCTCCGCCTCGGCCTCCTTCCGCCCCCTTTTCGCCATCCCGCCCTCCCGCCGTCTTCCCGCCCTTATG
Proteins encoded in this window:
- a CDS encoding ATP-binding protein, whose amino-acid sequence is MTPLRSRIAEAVDGIGLSAEQREGILRRLETHLDALVRAAAAERDERIEALSTRVRQAEEQLAQAQRMEAIGRLTGGIAHDFNNLLTGILGYSSLLKTFLPENGRGYEAAAYIERSARRASELTRQLLAYSRRETPRFRPVDLRKVTGEAIEILARSVNKNVEIHTDFHHPQEPVSGDAGALVQALLNLGVNAADAMPGGGHLTFSTALFVSDGEVHLNDVLVPEGRYVSICVADTGCGIPEEIRSEVFAPFFTTKAPGEGTGLGLSMVYGCVRTHGGFLRLVSSVGVGTTFQILLPVLEESGDADEPREAGMEVPRGTEIVLVVDDEEIPLNLLCDVLRSLGYTTLPASAGEEAIEILRHAPEKVDLVIVDQIMAGMDGIETVARLRAIRPTVRTILCSGSAEAERTPSGAVPGGFDDFLQKPYERETLARKVRSVLDARPSNN
- a CDS encoding FliA/WhiG family RNA polymerase sigma factor codes for the protein MMQGQAALSKDRIRKASPRKSRKPDRDAIVNDFLPGIRMHAARLKMRIPPHIETDDLVSSGVVGLLDALNRYDDSRGIKFKTYAEFRIRGAMLDYLREMDWFPRSARQHSTRLQQTYTRLENILGRAPEEEEVAENLGVTVDELRKQLATFVGMTVFSLDALQDEDEESGAGWRHVLAEAAMDESREEELTRELKDVLGKAIDMLPEREQQLIAFYYQEDLTLREISRIFGLGEPRVCQLHAQAVLRLKGKINRHFR
- a CDS encoding thiamine pyrophosphate-dependent enzyme; its protein translation is MSGIFDTDVESAWCPGCGNVAILDAVKKALERTGKAKHEIVLVSGIGQAAKLPHHVDVNVFNGLHGRALPAALAIRMANPSLTVVVTSGDGDIYGEGGNHLVHNIRRNPDIAVFVHDNQVYGLTKGQPSPTSDPGWAGSLQRSGVIAGPFPPLAAAIALGCGFVARGLAADVEFTADLMVRAIAHKGFALVDILQPCVTFNKKNTYEWYGKMTYKIPPDHDAADRVRAFALSLEWEERIPIGVLYRRDDRPPFEELHPGVGDPPLHARETPPDAVRDLLRKRLFTLP
- a CDS encoding 2-oxoacid:acceptor oxidoreductase subunit alpha, with product MGIDVNIRVTGGAGQGVHTAGELLCRLAVAAGHHFHATQDYMSRIRGGRNAYTVRIREIPVRAGRPQADIVLSLDPRNLPRTLASLSPTGIVVCDLPAGGAGSADPRVIAAPLKELAVSAGSPILANIVGAGIVARALGIPPETVDRVLALEFKGDFLEKNRQAARIGAGWASPRVPEGYLLPAAAFHPRLILSGNEALALGAVAGGCKFAAGYPMTPGSGILLGLSVDGPPLGLVFEQAEDEIAALNMAIGASYAGARAMVATSGGGFALMAEALSLAGILETPVVVALGMRPGPATGMPTRTGQEDLAFVLSAGHGEFPRLVLSPGSVEEAYALAHHAMEMAEAYQVPCILLTDQYLADTVVDADPGDFPALPVNRRIVHGSDVPRDAKGRYLRYAITGDGVSPMAVPGEPGITVVADSDEHTEDGHLTEDHAVRIAMVEKRTRKGEALEMETLPPLLAGPPDGEVLLIGFGSTKGVIAEAREILSVEGVATAAVHLRQVAPFPARAVSEILDRYRTALTVENNRTGQLARLIRAETGREVSGTIGRFDGLPFTPGEVAERVKERL
- a CDS encoding efflux RND transporter permease subunit, which translates into the protein MFLSDLSIKRPIFASVMMLALVTLGAFSYKRLAVDMFPDVEIPVVTIVTVFPGASPESVEREVSKKIEEAVNPIAGVKKVLSISRESVSTVMVQFQLEVKLNDGAQEARAKIAAIRGDLPEGIEEPIIQKLDFAAAPIVSLAVRSDTLPSKDLTTLVEKKVKRRFENIPGVGKVDLVGSSKREVNVDIDQARLEALGMGVDEVIAGIRSENVNTPLGRLTKNGSEFPLRVSGKPAEVSRFPSMVIGQRNGRAVLLGEVADVVDGIEEPRSLALVNGVPAIALDIQKQSRANTVSVVELVKKEIVRLQPELPPGTRIEIVRDASTMIRDSVEDVQTTLVLGGILTIFIVFCFLNSWRSTVITGLTLPISVISSFIVMNFMGMTLNVMTLMALSLAIGLLIDDAIVVRENIVRHLEHGQDHFEAARAGTAEIGLAVLATTFSIVAVFVPVAFMKGIVGRFFFQFGITVAFAVLVSLFVSFTLDPMLSSRWIDPDIERKGKRHFVARILDRFNGWFDRAADRYRSMIAWALGHRKAMLALATLAFFGGLFAFASLKTEFFTPVDRAEFQINFKSAPDASLVETRDRVEAILSELRKIREVRRTFATIGAGDAGTVRDGMVYVKLSEKKERRRRQDEIQQEVRERLGTIPAIIPAIVEVGRLAGEKPFTVAVRGEDIGLLKGYAAALKREIRKIPGIVDLEVTLEHDIPEVRLTVDGERAADLGVTTGAVVRTVGALVGGQVVSTYEDPDGDAVNVRVRLPVAMRRDPSQVEGVRLAVNRGPEGVALVPLGEVARYSLSDTPSEINRQALTREVVISANLDGLPLGEAMNRVKEIAGRMPMAPGYRMVFTGEGEDMIETFGYMAEALLLAVIFVYLILAAQFESFIEPLAIMLSLPLSIVGMAGMLLLTGDTVNIMSLIGLIMLMGLVTKNAILLVDYAKVLQTRGMERSEAVVTAGRTRLRPILMTTLAMIFGMLPLALGIGAGAEMRAPMARAVVGGLVTSTFLTLLVVPVVYTLLDDFAAWMRRRWDGKKAAAVAGLLVLLHGIPSLGPPAAAADSAEMEILTLDDVVRITLENNRDIRKALELRNALEGKYVEERAAALPQVIGTARGSRGWDSTQEVFQIPPENTTVGAQLGVTQPLYTGGQVTAAIRAARVGLAIAEDRRKVSRQSALKEATTTFHDILLARELNAIALENRDQKARFLDEAQKKNTAGTATDYDVLVAKVGLENAKPVIVRTENQLLSLRERLRFLLGRDSRPIDVRGDLAAEIVPYPEYGKALASAVENRPELSDIRHRIGVTEELVTIAKAGTMPRLDVQADLGWRDSTFGDVSATGKVWSAGLFASWPLFDGLRTRGRVAQARSDQSTLRIEEAQLLDGVALQVRDATNAVRDAGEVVRAITDTVGQAERLLALAEKGYEYGVKTKLEVDDANFNLNQARVNLAQARRDYLVANLNLRYAMGTLGEEWTASYDTVETFTPATSPVGVAREVLEGRPALNR
- a CDS encoding efflux RND transporter periplasmic adaptor subunit encodes the protein MNRRFALGVAVLAACLAAAGCSSKEGVEKAKAAPAGKPAVSVDALIAATGDVVEGIEVTGTLSPKFQAEIKPEYGGVVTHVYVNDWAKVRKGDPLLKVDTREGEVLLLKAKAAHEMAKAGQLEAEAAVARADREYDRAVKLQEAGLLTRQGMDDARTQKEAAAARIAAAKAQVAVAGEDVAHVTTRLSKAVIRSPFDGTVAERMVNEGDLVGEMQKVVFRLVDNRLLELTVSVPSAEMAALRVGQPVRFSTDAFPGREFDGTVAHINPSVSPGDRSVRVIAEVRNVPEVLKGGLFVKGRIVTGGRKGVVQVPRTALLSWNVAARKGELFVVDNNVARRRGVTTGAVQGDRVEIPSGLRPGETVVTRGAFLLSDGDAVKVASVGK